Proteins co-encoded in one Flavobacteriaceae bacterium MAR_2009_75 genomic window:
- a CDS encoding heat shock protein Hsp15 → MRIDKYLWSTRYYKTRNIASTACKKGQVKVNDQVVKPSREVYPMDKIMLRKNQINYQLTVLDVPKNRVGAKLVDIYRKDTTPKEAFEHNDLLKQSKEYYRKKGTGRPTKKDRRDIEDYLDDPEDDINLASNDV, encoded by the coding sequence ATGCGCATTGACAAATACCTTTGGAGCACTAGATATTACAAGACTAGAAATATCGCCTCTACAGCCTGTAAAAAAGGTCAAGTAAAAGTTAACGACCAAGTTGTAAAACCTTCTCGGGAGGTATACCCTATGGATAAAATTATGTTACGTAAAAACCAGATCAATTACCAATTGACGGTCTTAGACGTACCTAAGAACCGCGTGGGGGCTAAACTGGTTGACATATATAGAAAAGACACCACCCCTAAAGAAGCGTTCGAACACAATGATCTTTTAAAACAAAGCAAAGAATACTATCGTAAAAAAGGAACCGGGCGACCGACCAAAAAAGATCGGCGCGATATCGAAGATTACCTCGATGACCCTGAAGATGATATCAACCTCGCTTCGAACGATGTTTAA
- a CDS encoding pyrimidine operon attenuation protein/uracil phosphoribosyltransferase, with amino-acid sequence MANQILSHQQIQHKIQRIAYQIYETNVAEEEIVIAGIDGDGLNFAKKIQDVLKKITDAKITLCTVYMDKGNPLKSGVTTSLTIEEYQNKAVVLVDDVLNSGTTLIYGVHHFLKTPLKRLKTAVLVNRNHKKYPVKADFKGISLSTSLQEHVHVKFQAKNDVVYLD; translated from the coding sequence ATGGCCAATCAAATTCTTTCTCATCAGCAAATACAACACAAAATTCAGCGCATTGCCTATCAAATCTATGAAACGAACGTAGCAGAAGAAGAAATTGTGATTGCCGGTATTGATGGAGACGGACTCAATTTTGCCAAAAAAATTCAGGATGTACTTAAAAAAATTACTGATGCCAAAATAACTCTTTGTACGGTTTATATGGATAAGGGCAACCCATTAAAAAGTGGGGTAACAACTTCCCTCACCATAGAGGAGTACCAAAACAAAGCCGTGGTGTTGGTAGATGATGTACTCAACTCAGGAACCACTTTGATTTACGGAGTTCATCATTTTCTAAAAACACCATTAAAAAGGCTTAAAACAGCCGTTCTCGTTAATCGAAACCATAAGAAATATCCTGTAAAGGCTGATTTTAAAGGTATCTCGCTCTCAACCTCACTACAAGAACACGTACATGTAAAATTTCAGGCCAAAAATGACGTGGTCTACTTAGACTAG
- a CDS encoding shikimate kinase → MMKIVLLGYMGSGKSTVGKILAEKLNVLFLDLDDVIEEGEQMKIPEIFKNSGELYFRKKEFQYLDEVLDKNDKIVLSTGGGTPCYGKNLETILKATEHVFHLKVSIPGLTARLLKEKAVRPLIQSIPDAELPEFIGKHLFERNAYYNQANHTLSCDNKIPEEIAEEIIRLV, encoded by the coding sequence ATGATGAAAATAGTGCTTTTAGGCTATATGGGTAGTGGAAAATCTACAGTAGGTAAAATTCTTGCAGAAAAATTAAACGTTCTTTTTCTTGATTTAGATGATGTAATAGAAGAGGGGGAGCAAATGAAAATTCCGGAAATATTTAAGAATAGCGGAGAACTCTATTTTCGAAAAAAAGAATTTCAATACCTAGATGAAGTGCTCGATAAAAATGATAAAATTGTACTTTCAACAGGGGGAGGCACCCCGTGTTATGGTAAAAATCTGGAAACTATCTTAAAGGCAACGGAGCATGTTTTTCACTTGAAAGTCTCGATACCGGGCCTAACGGCTCGACTCTTAAAAGAAAAGGCGGTAAGGCCCTTAATACAGAGCATACCTGATGCAGAACTGCCTGAATTCATCGGTAAACACCTTTTTGAGAGAAATGCTTACTACAATCAGGCAAATCATACTTTGAGCTGTGATAATAAGATCCCTGAAGAAATTGCGGAAGAAATTATTCGGCTAGTCTAA
- a CDS encoding CubicO group peptidase (beta-lactamase class C family), with amino-acid sequence MKYTPLALALLILMGAREPSEKRAEKKETKQEIINFLFKDYIGEKPSASFIVIKDGQIEDCQSFGYADLENKIRANCNTNYRLGSVTKQFTAMGILILIDQGKLKYDTRLTEVIPEFPEYGKEITIKNLLTHRSGLQEYSKLYPHDAEEQLVDKVVLDLLVQQDSLLFPANSKFKYSNSGYAVLAMIIERVSGKSFKEFMHQEIFEKTGMTNSTVYIKGHPIKNRAYGYKFNDTIYENKDQNLWSAIQGDGGIYSSVSDYVQWDSSLHDKTLIKSELINDAFSNWDENGKTDGKGYGFGWQIDIKNDRKYVMHGGSTTGFLNYALRIPSEKITVVIYTNTTDYGGLGRKANFLASYYSEGKIPIPADVLLEKDIEENGIENSTEKFNQLKADATKYDVVENDLVSLGFRYMKNEREKALSLFELVKTEYPHYLGGYFGLAQFYKSDGNKEKAVEYFKKVTEVATSEYQRQIDYSNKMIKELSE; translated from the coding sequence ATGAAATATACACCTCTAGCATTGGCACTTTTAATTCTTATGGGTGCGCGCGAGCCTTCCGAGAAACGAGCAGAAAAGAAAGAAACGAAACAAGAAATTATAAATTTTCTATTCAAAGATTATATAGGGGAAAAACCGAGCGCAAGTTTCATTGTCATTAAAGATGGCCAAATCGAAGATTGTCAAAGTTTTGGCTATGCCGATTTAGAAAATAAAATTCGTGCCAATTGTAACACAAATTATCGCCTTGGATCGGTAACAAAGCAATTTACTGCCATGGGTATTTTGATTCTGATTGACCAGGGGAAATTAAAGTACGACACAAGATTGACAGAAGTAATACCAGAGTTTCCCGAATACGGAAAAGAAATTACAATTAAAAACCTTCTTACACATCGCTCTGGCTTGCAAGAATATTCTAAGCTATACCCCCATGATGCAGAAGAACAGCTGGTCGATAAAGTGGTACTCGACCTTCTAGTGCAACAAGACAGTCTTTTATTTCCGGCGAATTCCAAATTCAAATACAGTAATTCGGGCTATGCTGTTTTAGCCATGATTATTGAAAGGGTTTCGGGCAAATCTTTTAAAGAGTTTATGCATCAAGAAATATTTGAAAAAACGGGTATGACCAATAGCACCGTTTATATCAAAGGCCACCCGATCAAGAATCGTGCCTATGGGTATAAATTCAATGATACCATATATGAAAATAAAGACCAAAATTTATGGTCGGCCATTCAAGGCGATGGTGGTATTTACTCATCTGTTAGCGATTATGTGCAATGGGATAGCAGTTTGCATGATAAAACACTCATAAAGTCAGAATTAATAAACGATGCTTTTTCCAATTGGGACGAAAATGGAAAAACTGATGGAAAGGGCTATGGTTTTGGGTGGCAGATTGATATAAAAAATGATAGAAAATATGTGATGCATGGGGGTAGCACTACAGGTTTTTTAAATTATGCTTTGAGAATTCCTTCAGAGAAAATTACGGTGGTGATTTATACAAATACCACGGATTATGGGGGACTAGGCCGCAAAGCAAATTTTTTGGCGAGCTATTATTCAGAGGGTAAAATTCCTATACCCGCAGATGTGCTGCTTGAAAAGGACATTGAAGAGAATGGAATTGAAAATAGTACGGAAAAATTTAATCAGCTAAAAGCTGATGCTACAAAATACGATGTTGTAGAAAATGATTTGGTCTCTCTCGGTTTTAGGTATATGAAAAATGAGCGTGAAAAGGCGCTTAGCCTATTTGAATTGGTAAAAACAGAATATCCACATTATTTGGGAGGCTATTTTGGATTGGCACAATTCTATAAATCAGATGGAAATAAAGAAAAGGCAGTTGAATACTTTAAAAAAGTTACCGAGGTCGCAACAAGTGAGTATCAACGTCAAATTGATTATTCGAACAAAATGATAAAAGAATTGAGCGAATAA
- a CDS encoding SSS family solute:Na+ symporter, with the protein MNYQLGTVDTVILILYGLVMLAMGIYFMRKTKTSQEFMVAGMGIPSWAAGIAVMSAYTSSISYIAVPGKAFDDNWHPILFALTALPVAWFVTKYVIPHYRKNNIISVYQYLEEKIGGWGRIYASFSFVLFMVGRTAVILYLSSLLLTSFVDVDIRLLIVIIGILTIAYTLMGGMEAVIWTDVLQSVIMVGGLLFSAYILTTEVFSKPDFLIQNAFDANKFSLGDTSLSLSSRTIWVMIIYGVTENIRNLMADQNYTQKYSAVSSEKKAKRSVWIAMLIYLPLTAIFLYIGTAMFAFYSGGGHTLDASIIRGDEVFPFFIATELPVGLKGLIIAAILAASMSTVDSALNSSATVLYLDYYKKFFKPDASEKSSIGFLRLMTIVWGIFGVLFGLLMINAKSALDIWWQISGIFGGGILGLFLLAIFNVKLKNWQGIVSVLFSILIIIWGTFMRNLPDEFTWLECTVDPIIVGAIATAGLIVLALMLVSLSGLQRK; encoded by the coding sequence ATGAACTATCAGCTAGGTACGGTAGATACGGTCATCTTAATTTTATATGGGCTAGTCATGTTGGCCATGGGCATATATTTCATGCGAAAGACCAAAACTTCGCAAGAATTTATGGTAGCGGGTATGGGCATACCCTCTTGGGCAGCAGGTATAGCGGTTATGAGTGCCTATACCAGTAGTATTTCTTATATCGCCGTACCCGGCAAAGCTTTTGACGACAATTGGCACCCCATATTATTTGCGTTGACGGCATTACCTGTGGCTTGGTTCGTAACAAAATACGTGATACCTCATTACCGAAAAAACAATATCATTTCCGTATACCAGTATCTTGAAGAAAAAATAGGGGGATGGGGGCGAATATATGCTTCTTTCTCATTTGTTCTTTTTATGGTAGGTAGAACCGCAGTAATTCTCTACCTATCTTCACTGTTACTTACCTCTTTTGTCGATGTCGATATTCGATTATTGATAGTCATTATCGGCATTCTCACGATTGCCTATACGTTGATGGGAGGGATGGAAGCCGTAATATGGACGGATGTTCTACAATCGGTAATAATGGTCGGGGGATTACTGTTCAGTGCTTACATTTTAACCACTGAAGTATTTTCTAAACCCGATTTTTTGATTCAAAATGCCTTCGATGCCAATAAGTTTAGTTTAGGGGATACTTCGCTCTCTTTGAGCAGCCGTACGATATGGGTAATGATTATTTATGGGGTGACCGAAAATATCAGAAATCTAATGGCCGATCAGAACTATACCCAAAAATATAGTGCGGTGTCAAGCGAAAAGAAAGCAAAGAGATCGGTTTGGATCGCTATGTTGATTTACTTGCCCCTGACCGCTATTTTTCTATACATAGGCACGGCCATGTTCGCTTTTTATTCGGGTGGTGGTCATACGTTGGACGCTTCTATTATCAGGGGTGATGAGGTTTTTCCGTTTTTTATCGCGACCGAACTGCCTGTAGGGCTCAAAGGATTAATCATAGCGGCCATATTGGCGGCATCGATGAGTACCGTAGATTCAGCATTGAACTCATCGGCAACCGTACTCTACTTAGATTATTACAAGAAATTTTTTAAACCAGATGCTTCGGAAAAAAGTAGTATCGGTTTTCTAAGATTAATGACCATTGTTTGGGGCATATTCGGGGTATTGTTCGGCCTGTTGATGATCAATGCCAAAAGTGCGCTAGATATCTGGTGGCAAATCTCCGGTATTTTTGGCGGGGGTATTCTAGGGCTATTTCTTCTGGCCATTTTTAATGTAAAGCTAAAAAACTGGCAAGGTATCGTCTCGGTACTTTTTAGTATTCTCATTATTATCTGGGGTACATTTATGAGAAACCTACCAGATGAATTTACTTGGCTCGAATGTACCGTCGACCCGATTATTGTAGGGGCCATTGCAACTGCAGGCCTGATTGTATTGGCGCTTATGCTTGTGTCGTTGAGCGGTCTACAGCGAAAATAG
- a CDS encoding 4-hydroxy-tetrahydrodipicolinate synthase (manually curated), whose product MDTILKGVIPPMVTPLTAEGNLDVSGLERLIEHLIDGGVHGIFLLGTTGEAPSLSFELKKELIDRACEIIDNRVQVLVGITDTVFKSSVILSKHAQTAGADAVVVAPPFYFPISENEMHDYLVSLVAELTLPFVLYNMPSCTKMHLSVNFVKQAKQLGAIGVKDSSGDIDYLLSLIQTFKNDSNFSIIAGTESFLSNTVSNGGHGSVAGGANFQPKLYVDLYNAALNNDLALVEQLNKKVQFIQDSIYKVGMYNSRFVKGIKCALSVLNICDDHMALPLRRFDEKRRKLIDGYIRQLQEDSIN is encoded by the coding sequence ATGGATACTATCTTAAAAGGAGTGATTCCACCAATGGTAACCCCCCTTACTGCGGAAGGAAATTTAGATGTCAGCGGGCTAGAACGGCTTATCGAGCATTTGATCGATGGCGGTGTTCACGGTATTTTTCTATTGGGTACAACGGGGGAAGCACCAAGTTTAAGTTTTGAGCTTAAAAAAGAGTTGATCGACAGGGCCTGTGAAATTATAGACAATAGGGTTCAAGTACTTGTAGGTATAACCGATACGGTCTTTAAATCTAGCGTGATACTTAGCAAACATGCTCAAACAGCAGGTGCAGATGCAGTTGTGGTTGCTCCACCGTTTTATTTTCCGATTTCGGAAAATGAAATGCACGATTACCTCGTAAGTTTGGTCGCCGAACTTACCTTACCTTTTGTTCTCTATAATATGCCGAGCTGTACCAAAATGCACTTGTCTGTAAACTTTGTAAAGCAAGCGAAACAACTTGGAGCAATTGGGGTCAAAGACAGTTCAGGAGATATAGATTATTTACTCTCTTTAATACAGACCTTTAAAAACGACTCTAATTTTTCCATTATTGCCGGCACGGAGTCTTTTTTAAGCAATACCGTTTCGAATGGTGGGCATGGGTCGGTTGCCGGCGGAGCCAATTTTCAACCCAAGTTATATGTAGATCTATACAATGCAGCACTGAATAATGATTTGGCTTTGGTCGAACAACTGAACAAAAAAGTGCAGTTTATTCAAGATTCGATTTATAAAGTAGGCATGTACAATTCTCGATTTGTAAAGGGTATCAAGTGTGCCCTTTCGGTACTGAATATTTGTGATGATCATATGGCGTTACCTTTACGTCGGTTCGATGAAAAGCGTCGAAAGCTAATAGATGGTTATATTCGGCAACTACAAGAAGATTCGATCAATTAG
- a CDS encoding AraC family transcriptional regulator yields MEFVIEKIYVPNNHSFISRELPLSRNARIHSHKNFELNFITSGEGRRIVGDNISQFEKGDLVLLGPELPHCWEFVDSDENQMATCIVTHFSENIVDSNFFKIPELEKVVDLLKKATRGVRFKTNNNDIIYHELQALTKKDGLEYFIGLLKVFNYLLQVEEWEILSKPVNRSSVFSKNVDKINKIYEYVFQSIQDGVKLEEAASVLNMAPSSFCRFFKKKTGQTFMEYVKNVRVGIAAKLLAETDKQITQICFESGYNNLANFNHYFKASMGKTPSEYRKNFR; encoded by the coding sequence ATGGAGTTTGTAATTGAAAAGATTTATGTGCCGAATAACCACTCCTTTATTTCAAGGGAGCTACCGTTATCGCGCAATGCGCGAATACACTCCCACAAAAATTTCGAACTGAACTTTATTACTTCTGGTGAAGGAAGAAGAATAGTAGGCGATAATATTTCGCAGTTCGAGAAAGGCGATTTGGTATTACTCGGCCCCGAATTGCCCCACTGCTGGGAATTTGTAGATAGCGACGAAAATCAAATGGCCACTTGTATTGTTACCCATTTTTCAGAAAATATAGTTGATTCGAATTTTTTTAAAATACCCGAACTTGAGAAGGTAGTAGACCTACTCAAAAAAGCCACTAGAGGGGTCAGGTTCAAGACCAACAATAACGATATTATATACCATGAACTTCAAGCGCTCACAAAAAAAGACGGACTAGAATATTTTATAGGCCTACTTAAAGTGTTCAATTACCTTCTTCAAGTCGAAGAATGGGAGATACTTTCAAAACCGGTGAACCGGTCTTCGGTCTTTTCTAAGAATGTCGATAAAATCAATAAAATTTATGAGTATGTTTTTCAGTCGATACAAGACGGCGTAAAACTTGAAGAAGCTGCAAGTGTATTAAATATGGCACCTAGCTCATTTTGTAGGTTTTTCAAGAAAAAGACGGGCCAAACTTTTATGGAATATGTAAAAAATGTTCGCGTAGGTATCGCGGCCAAACTTCTTGCCGAAACCGATAAACAAATTACCCAAATTTGCTTTGAAAGCGGTTACAACAACCTGGCCAATTTTAACCATTACTTTAAGGCAAGTATGGGCAAAACACCTTCTGAATATCGAAAAAATTTCAGGTAA
- a CDS encoding response regulator receiver domain-containing protein encodes MNILFIEDDAIETMKFKRTLSKLNAQHKITEAKNGEEALEVLGSDNQLPDIILLDLNMPRMSGIEFLKILKADDHYKYLPTIMLTTSENRADLLECYKIGIAGYILKPLKYEDYEEKIIKVIQYWEVSELVKA; translated from the coding sequence ATGAATATTCTCTTCATAGAAGATGATGCGATTGAAACCATGAAGTTTAAACGTACTCTTTCTAAACTTAATGCACAGCACAAAATTACCGAGGCAAAAAATGGTGAAGAAGCGTTAGAAGTCTTGGGGTCCGATAATCAATTACCCGATATTATACTTTTAGATCTGAACATGCCCCGTATGAGCGGCATAGAATTTCTTAAAATTTTAAAAGCGGATGACCATTATAAATACCTGCCTACAATAATGCTCACAACATCTGAAAATCGTGCAGATTTGTTGGAATGTTATAAAATCGGAATTGCCGGGTACATTTTAAAGCCCTTAAAATATGAAGATTACGAAGAAAAAATTATCAAGGTAATTCAGTATTGGGAGGTGAGCGAACTTGTCAAGGCATAA
- a CDS encoding heme-NO-binding protein: MKGIVFTEFLEMVEEKFGLEVVDSIIEDADLPSNGIYTAIGTYEFNEMVSLITNLSSTVKIDADTLIYTFGHYLFTSLGKAHPEVIKSYTNPLGLLYSIEDHIHVHVQKIYPEAELPTFKILDKTDNSLSMVYSSSRGLYRLAHGLIEKCFEHYNSSAQVSYNLIKEDGTEVQFDIIQNG; encoded by the coding sequence ATGAAAGGAATTGTTTTTACCGAGTTTCTCGAAATGGTAGAGGAGAAATTTGGCCTCGAAGTAGTAGACTCTATCATCGAAGATGCCGACTTGCCATCTAATGGGATCTATACGGCAATCGGCACTTATGAGTTTAATGAAATGGTCAGCCTTATTACCAATTTAAGTAGCACGGTCAAAATTGATGCCGATACCCTTATCTACACCTTCGGGCATTACCTTTTCACCAGTCTTGGTAAGGCACACCCTGAAGTAATTAAGAGCTATACCAATCCCTTGGGTCTATTATACTCTATCGAAGACCATATTCACGTACATGTTCAAAAAATTTATCCCGAAGCCGAACTACCTACTTTTAAGATATTGGACAAGACCGACAACTCCTTATCTATGGTATATTCCTCTTCTCGAGGGCTTTATAGATTGGCCCATGGTCTAATCGAAAAATGCTTCGAGCACTATAACAGTTCTGCTCAAGTTTCTTACAATTTAATTAAAGAAGACGGTACCGAGGTACAATTCGACATTATTCAAAATGGATAG
- a CDS encoding PAS domain S-box-containing protein produces the protein MDSKEVTLLKRALERQKLARIQAEKILETKSKELYDVSRHLKAANSKLENLINKKHSDFSDSFMDIIDPYVIMDMEYNVITMNDSAIDFLGYDHRKENLNVGRLVHSDYIPYTLQAFQTLSEVGSLKNYRAKIVVKNKAHKYIQINCSLIYDTEGKPIGSHGIIRDISQETEIKTLLAEQRKQLSIIIDNSPLGIALKVDGKITKANPSFSNLLGYSQNELKDFSLQELTVCYDEDKCNEFIDSLDNGSDTVSLTKEYIRKNGSTFLAKTNISAVRDEQGTIEYQVVVIEDITKEKELENQKEELLTELESSNKNLQEYAHIVSHDLKSPLRSISALASWIKEDYQDKLDEAGQQQLSLMQEKVESMDKLIQGILEYSTANSSQLKSSEVDLNEVISTIKETIFIPDHVNVEVPEKLPTIQADRTKMQQLFQNIIGNAVAHIEREVGLVQVHFKNNKEHYHFIIEDNGVGIPEEYHKKIFQIFQSIGNKERSTGIGLSIVKKIVDRYEGEVWVDSEVGVGTEFQFTLKKSVLNEQ, from the coding sequence ATGGATAGTAAAGAAGTTACTTTATTAAAAAGGGCCCTAGAGCGTCAGAAATTGGCCCGTATACAAGCTGAAAAAATCTTAGAGACCAAATCTAAAGAACTATACGACGTAAGCCGTCACCTAAAGGCCGCCAATAGTAAGCTAGAGAATTTAATCAATAAGAAACACTCAGACTTCAGCGATTCTTTTATGGACATCATTGACCCCTATGTTATCATGGACATGGAGTACAATGTTATCACCATGAACGATTCTGCTATCGATTTTCTGGGTTACGACCATAGAAAAGAGAACCTTAACGTAGGTCGATTGGTGCATTCAGACTATATACCTTATACACTTCAGGCCTTTCAAACTTTAAGCGAAGTAGGCTCGCTCAAAAACTATCGTGCCAAAATCGTTGTAAAGAACAAGGCTCATAAATATATTCAGATCAATTGTAGTTTAATATATGATACCGAGGGTAAGCCAATCGGTTCTCATGGTATAATTCGCGATATTAGCCAAGAGACTGAAATAAAGACCTTACTTGCTGAACAGAGAAAACAACTCAGTATTATTATCGATAACTCACCTTTGGGCATTGCCCTTAAGGTCGATGGAAAAATTACCAAGGCCAACCCCAGTTTTTCGAATTTACTTGGGTATTCTCAAAATGAACTGAAAGATTTCTCACTTCAAGAGCTCACGGTTTGTTATGATGAAGATAAATGTAACGAGTTCATTGATAGTCTTGATAACGGCTCAGATACGGTCTCACTGACCAAAGAATACATTCGAAAAAATGGTAGTACGTTTTTGGCAAAGACCAATATTAGTGCCGTAAGAGATGAACAAGGTACTATAGAGTATCAAGTAGTTGTAATAGAAGATATTACCAAAGAAAAAGAACTTGAAAATCAAAAGGAAGAGCTTCTTACCGAACTTGAATCGAGCAATAAAAACTTACAAGAATACGCACATATAGTCTCGCACGACTTAAAGTCTCCTTTGAGAAGTATCAGTGCCCTTGCCTCGTGGATTAAAGAAGACTACCAAGATAAATTAGATGAGGCCGGTCAACAGCAACTTTCGCTGATGCAAGAAAAAGTAGAATCTATGGATAAGCTGATCCAAGGTATTCTTGAATATTCAACAGCCAACAGCTCGCAACTTAAAAGTAGTGAAGTCGATTTGAACGAAGTAATTTCGACAATCAAGGAAACTATTTTTATACCTGATCATGTAAATGTAGAGGTTCCTGAAAAATTACCTACAATACAAGCTGACCGTACCAAGATGCAACAGCTTTTTCAAAATATAATCGGTAATGCCGTAGCCCATATCGAGAGAGAAGTAGGGCTTGTTCAAGTACATTTTAAAAACAACAAAGAACATTATCATTTTATTATAGAAGATAATGGTGTAGGCATACCGGAAGAGTATCACAAAAAAATCTTTCAAATATTTCAGTCCATAGGAAATAAAGAGCGCTCTACAGGTATTGGTCTATCGATAGTCAAGAAAATTGTTGATCGTTACGAGGGTGAGGTTTGGGTCGATAGTGAAGTCGGTGTAGGAACTGAATTTCAATTTACATTAAAAAAATCAGTTCTAAACGAACAGTAA
- a CDS encoding histidine kinase/DNA gyrase B/HSP90-like ATPase: protein MHSLLERQIRKFLPESLKENTELEAFFMAVSKSYLDFDDKVTMIQRATAISSKELYEANRELEDKAQRQKKIIDSLEKALESLNAHFIPEKGKNDATLDVEKLAHKIGEQAEQLSQMTTEQNKLMKELESQNESLNNYAHIVSHDLKSPIRNISTLMTWILEEEKEKFSEDSKANGELIAQNLAKMDRLIDGVLKHATVSSLEEEKVKINISDLLQEIENTIYVPENVTIDYSGELPSIYGQKYSLEQLFTNLITNAITATEHLENGIIKIGYQGNPYFYTFSISDNGKGIPDQHQSKIFNMFSKLSNDNNATGIGLSLVKKIINLYEGDISLESKVDQGTTFYFTLKKAS, encoded by the coding sequence ATGCATTCACTTTTAGAAAGACAAATAAGAAAATTTCTTCCTGAATCACTAAAGGAGAATACCGAATTAGAGGCATTCTTCATGGCCGTGTCTAAATCTTACCTTGATTTTGATGATAAGGTAACTATGATTCAGAGGGCGACGGCCATAAGCTCTAAAGAACTTTATGAGGCCAATAGAGAATTAGAAGACAAGGCACAACGGCAAAAGAAAATTATAGATTCGCTCGAAAAGGCATTGGAAAGTCTCAATGCACACTTTATACCTGAAAAAGGGAAAAATGATGCCACACTAGATGTTGAGAAGTTGGCCCATAAAATTGGTGAGCAAGCAGAGCAATTATCTCAAATGACCACTGAGCAGAATAAGTTAATGAAGGAGCTTGAATCGCAGAACGAGTCGTTAAACAATTATGCGCATATCGTTTCGCACGATCTTAAGTCACCGATTCGAAATATCAGTACGTTAATGACGTGGATATTAGAAGAAGAAAAAGAAAAGTTTTCAGAAGATAGCAAAGCCAATGGAGAGCTTATTGCCCAGAACCTGGCTAAAATGGATCGATTGATCGACGGTGTACTAAAACACGCTACGGTTTCATCTCTAGAAGAAGAAAAAGTGAAAATCAACATCTCTGATCTTCTACAAGAAATCGAAAACACCATTTATGTACCAGAAAATGTGACCATTGATTATTCGGGAGAACTTCCCTCAATTTATGGCCAAAAATATAGCCTAGAACAATTGTTCACGAATCTAATCACCAATGCTATAACGGCTACTGAGCACCTTGAAAACGGTATCATTAAAATCGGGTATCAGGGCAACCCCTATTTTTATACTTTTTCGATTTCAGATAACGGAAAGGGAATTCCCGACCAACATCAATCGAAAATTTTTAATATGTTCAGTAAACTAAGCAATGACAATAATGCTACGGGTATTGGGTTATCACTGGTAAAAAAAATAATCAATCTTTATGAGGGCGACATAAGCCTAGAATCAAAAGTTGATCAAGGAACAACATTTTACTTCACCCTTAAAAAAGCTTCATAA